A section of the Ogataea parapolymorpha DL-1 chromosome II, whole genome shotgun sequence genome encodes:
- a CDS encoding Transport protein particle subunit, giving the protein MNTYAFTVPARIKAQVVPQDGLDRAEFATCLSSLQRIAEVRLVDVMPCAGLFNPQAYPQGHVMYDFTTDDQDVSQLFLLDFEPFRKVFNTIGILKWTEELDDGKLSSLHKDLKSQHPSSLGHYSLVFGAPKDYKSAVPNVFAVLSDLANIETVICDVTSSFLGNLSVYVSAYQHVTLRSPGIASGSVANGTVKKRISTSFESQDKIRAHRNKGRRQKLYANFYLLAGNLKSALAEFCESILNLQYAGDYLWLASGLEGLGLCMALLVKLEAPFQLPTEILALLDNVKKTTQSPIVSPRPSFQSANGFPTQPSSAVYSVEVVENLIIKAINKSFAYYRQSLQTPEDYAPQIVLCESNLRYIDYLSSVNVHDSVELICSITSDIFNERFVHLPPTQRYRIYNSMIYVYGRLNMRRKRAFLIRELLELVLKHQLIAEESYDGQLEELLDSVLQIYGIDCQKTPNQIQKKVLVSVFRFCHHIKYHKGVAKYGCFLLRDFHVMLSENEQSHIFGILCQLNQVYPYWDDHLVQNISLYQKDKLIQDELCEAAIVLQNPYLFELEVKNIKVATNGFPVKTQLNLKSKVTGTSNTSVTLKPHALTTVSVFVVPLNHGNMEITGISAVVSNCEERTFEWLEKQPTTAKNPVPEYKPRSLTVPVLYEQPLLSLVDVKLPNRWIMLLEGECKRFDIVMKNASNVEVNQLTTKFLDSTIEPLNQLLQNKNLPPNEVYEIEYYLIKKNRSKF; this is encoded by the coding sequence ATGAATACCTACGCGTTCACGGTCCCTGCGCGGATCAAGGCCCAGGTAGTTCCTCAGGACGGTCTCGACAGGGCTGAATTCGCGACGTGTTTGTCCTCGCTGCAGCGGATCGCAGAGGTCAGACTGGTAGACGTGATGCCGTGTGCCGGACTGTTCAATCCGCAGGCGTATCCCCAGGGCCACGTGATGTACGACTTCACCACGGACGATCAGGATGTCTcgcagctgtttctgcttgatTTCGAGCCGTTTCGCAAAGTGTTTAATACCATAGGCATTCTCAAATGGACCGAGGAATTGGACGACGGAAAACTATCATCTTTGCACAAAGATCTCAAATCCCAGCACCCAAGCTCTCTGGGCCACTACAGCCTTGTTTTTGGGGCTCCAAAGGACTACAAAAGCGCGGTGCCGAACGTTTTCGCGGTCCTCAGCGACTTGGCCAACATCGAGACGGTGATTTGCGACGTGACGTCTAGCTTTCTCGGAAACCTTTCTGTCTACGTCTCTGCGTACCAGCACGTGACTCTGAGGTCGCCTGGGATTGCCAGTGGCAGCGTTGCGAACGGCACGGTGAAAAAGCGGATCTCGACCTCTTTCGAGAGCCAGGACAAAATCCGGGCCCACAGAAACAAGGGCCGGCGACAAAAACTGTATGCGAATTTCTACCTGCTGGCCGGCAACCTCAAGAGCGCGTTGGCCGAGTTTTGCGAGAGTATTCTGAATTTGCAGTATGCTGGAGACTATTTGTGGCTGGCGTCTGGCTTAGAAGGACTGGGCCTGTGCATGGCGCTGTTGGTGAAGCTGGAGGCACCTTTCCAACTGCCGACGGAAATTCTCGCACTGCTGGATAACGTCAAAAAGACGACACAGTCGCCTATCGTCTCTCCTCGGCCGTCCTTTCAGTCGGCAAACGGTTTCCCCACCCAGCCATCAAGTGCCGTGTATTCTGTCGAGGTGGTTGAAAATCTCATCATCAAGGCGATCAACAAGTCCTTTGCGTACTACAGACAGAGTTTGCAAACGCCCGAGGATTACGCTCCGCAGATAGTGCTATGCGAGAGCAATCTTCGATATATCGACTATCTGAGCTCCGTCAACGTCCACGACAGCGTGGAGCTTATTTGCAGCATCACGAGCGATATTTTCAACGAGCGATTTGTGCATCTCCCGCCTACACAGCGGTACCGGATCTACAACTCCATGATTTACGTCTACGGCAGGCTGAACATGAGGAGAAAACGAGCATTTTTGATCCGcgagcttctggagcttgTTCTAAAACACCAGCTGATTGCAGAAGAGTCCTACGATGGACAGCTGGAGGAACTGCTGGACTCTGTGTTGCAAATATATGGAATTGATTGCCAGAAAACACCAAACCAGATTCAGAAAAAAGTGCTCGTCTCAGTGTTCCGattctgccaccacatCAAGTACCACAAGGGAGTCGCAAAGTACGGCTGTTTTTTGCTGCGCGACTTTCACGTGATGCTATCAGAAAACGAACAATCGCATATATTTGGCATTCTGTGCCAGCTCAACCAGGTGTATCCCTACTGGGACGACCATCTCGTGCAAAACATCAGTCTGTACCAGAAAGACAAGCTGATCCAGGACGAACTGTGCGAGGCCGCTATTGTGCTGCAGAACCCGTATTTATTTGAGCTggaggtgaaaaatatcaaggTTGCAACCAACGGGTTCCCTGTTAAAACACAGCtgaatttgaaaagcaaGGTCACGGGCACGTCCAATACGTCGGTCACGCTAAAGCCGCACGCACTGACTACTgtctctgtgtttgtggtgcCTCTGAACCACGGAAACATGGAAATTACGGGTATTTCCGCCGTGGTGAGCAATTGCGAGGAGAGAACGTTCGAGtggctggaaaaacagccGACAACGGCGAAAAACCCCGTCCCAGAGTACAAGCCCCGGTCGTTGACGGTACCGGTGCTCTATGAACAGCCGCTGCTGAGTCTGGTGGACGTCAAGCTGCCCAATCGCTGGATCATGCTACTGGAAGGTGAGTGCAAGCGGTTCGACATCGTGATGAAGAACGCGTCAAATGTCGAGGTCAACCAGCTCACGACGAAGTTCCTGGACTCGACGATCGAGCCgctgaaccagctgctccagaacaaaAACCTGCCGCCCAACGAGGTGTACGAGATCGAGTACTACCTGATCAAAAAAAACCGTTCAAAATTCTGA
- a CDS encoding Cell wall protein SED1, translating to MQFRTLAPLALASAAFAAYSNGTVSTITYETTVSEVVTALTTYCPEATSIVTNGKTYTVTGATTLTITDCPCTKEEVITTTTVTTIPAKSSTAASSVAASSAPVISTAENAGAKVGAAGLAALAGAAAFLL from the coding sequence ATGCAATTCAGAACTTTGGCTCCACTTGCTTTGGCTTCCGCTGCTTTCGCTGCTTACTCTAACGGCACCGTCTCCACCATTACTTACGAGACCACCGTTTCTGAGGTCGTTACTGCTTTGACTACCTACTGCCCAGAAGCCACCTCTATCGTCACCAACGGAAAGACCTACACTGTCACTGGTGCCACCACCTTGACCATCACCGACTGCCCATGCACTAAGGAGGAGGtcatcaccaccaccactGTCACCACCATCCCAGCTAAATCTTCCACTGCTGCTTCCTCTGTTGCTGCTTCCTCTGCTCCAGTCATCTCCACTGCCGAGAACGCTGGTGCTAAGGTtggtgctgctggtttGGCTGCCCTTGccggtgctgctgctttctTGCTCTAA